The Bradyrhizobium sp. WSM471 genome includes the window CCGAGCGTCGCGCCATTGGCGACGCTGAGATCGACGCCGTCGACCGCGTGGGTGACGCGGCCGTCGTCGCCGTGAAAGCGAATGCGCAGATCGCTGATCTCGATAAGGGGGCTCGGGTTCATGATCGGTTTGCGCGCGCTGCGGCGATGCTGGCGTCGATGACGCTGCGATCGGTGTTGCCGGCCGGGTTCTGCCGCGTCGGCATGGAAGCGCGGAAGTGGACCCAGAGCTCGTGGCTGACGCGCTCGAGCCGCTCGAGCTCACCGAGCGGATCGGGATGATCGTCGGCGCGCAGGTCCAATGCCGGCCATTCCTCCTCGCCGTGGATCAGGAGCGCGGCGGACTGCTTGCCGCGCTTGTCGCCGCCGGCGGCTTCGCCCGCGCGCATCGCAGCGAGCAGCCGGCGCGGGAAGGGCAGGCTGTCATTGGCGATATAGGTTTTTGCGGTCTCCTCGAGCACATCGGCGCCCGCGAGCATGTTGCCGGCGATCGAGAAGTCGCTGCCCGCAATGTGCCCGCACCAATCCACGCAGTCGCCCCCGGTATGCGCGGCAATCGCGCCACTGGCGTCCATGATATGGATCTGGCGGCTGTCGCGGCCATCGTCGGTCGCGAGCAGGGCGGCCAGCACGTCGTGCGCGTTGAGACCTTCCCGCAGCAGCTTGACGCCGTCGATGCCGTAATACGGATTGACGAAGGCCTGCGTCGCAATGGCGCCAAGTCCCGCCGCGATGTAGGGGACACGCGCGCCGACGGCGAAGAAGCGCGTAGCAACGGCGATGCCGAACTGGCCGGTAGCAGAATCGCGCGCGATGATCGACCAGGTCATGTGCTGCCTTCAGCGCCCTGCGGCGTAGCCTTGCATGCCGCGCGGATTGGCGGCGGCGCGGCGGCGTGCTCCGACGCGCGAGGCCGCGGTCAGGCGGCCTTCCGACCAATCCGGTCCGACCTCGACGATATGTCCGCGTTCGCGAAGATTCGCGATCGTCGCCTTCGGCACGCGGTTCTCGACCACGAGCACGCCGGGGCGCGCGGTGCGGGGCCAGAACGAGATCGGGAAATGCTCGGAGTGCCAGGCCGGGGCGTCGATGGCTTCCTGAAGATTCAGATTGCAATGGACGTGCCGCAGGAAAAACTGCGTGATCCACTGGTCCTGCTGGTCGCCGCCGGGCGAGCCCCAGGCGAGATAGGGTTCGCCATCGCGCAGCGCCATGGTCGGCGACAAAGTGGTGCGTGGCCGCTTGCCGGGCGCGAGCGAACTCGGTTGGTTCTCCTCCAGATCGAACATCTGCGCGCGGCTGCCGAGGCAGAAGCCGAGCTCGGGGATGATCGGCGATGATTGCAGCCAGCCGCCTGATGGTGTCGAGGACACCATGTTGCCGGCCTTGTCGATGATGTCGAAATGCACGGTGTCGCCGCGCACCTCGCCGAAACGGCCCACCGTCGGTTCACCGGCGCCGAGCGCGCCGACAGCCTCGCGCTGGCCCTCGGCGCGGCGCAGCTTGACCACGCCGCCAAAGCCCTCGATCGCACCGGGCCGGAGATCGAGCGAGGCCTTGTCGGTGACGAGCTTGCGGCGGTCGTTGTTGTAGGGATCCGACAGCAGCGTTCCGATCGGGATCTCGCTGAACTCAGGATCGCCGTAGAATTTCTCGCGGTCGGCGAAGGCGAGCTTGGCGCATTCGATCTGGAGATGGATGAATTCAGGCCCGGTCGGGTCCAGCCCATCGAGCGCAAAGCCCTTCAGCAGCGCGAGCTGCTGCAGCGTCACCGGACCCTGGCTCCAGACGCCGGCCTTGCAGACAGTGTAGCGGCCATAATCGTAGGTGAGCGGGGCCTCGACCGTCGGTTGCCAGCGCGCCATGTCATCGGCCGACAGCACGCCGCGGTGCGGCGAGCCGCTGACGTCCATCACCTCCTGCGTCCGGCAGAATTTGTCGATGGCTTCCGCGACGAAGCCCTGCGACCACGCCTTTCGCGCGCGCTCGATCTCGGCATCGCGGCCGCCGCCATCGCTTTCGGCCTCGCTCAGGATTCGTGCGTAGGTCGCTGCAAGCGTCTTGTTGGTGAAGAGCGTGCCGGGCTTTGGCACTTCGTCGTTCGGCAGATAGACGGCGGCTGATGTCGGCCAGTGCTTGCGGAATAATTGCTCGACGGCCTGGATCGTGGCGCAGGCGCGCTCGACCAGCGGATAGCCGTCGCGCGCATAGGAGATCGCCGGCTCCAGCACGTCGCGCACGCGCATCGTGCCGTAGTCACGCAGCAGCATCATCCAGGATTCGAAGGTGCCGGGGACGCAGGCCGCGAGCAGGCCGGTGCCGGGCACCATGTCGAGGCCTTCGCTCTTGTAATGCGCGATGGTGGCGCGGGCCGGTGCCGGACCCTGGCCGCAGATCACCTCGGTGCGGCCGCGCTTCACGTCGTGCACGATGATCGGAACGTCGCCGCCTGGGCCGTTCAGATGCGGCTCGACCACCTGGAGCGTGAAAGCCGTGGCGACGCCGGCGTCAAAGGCATTGCCGCCCTTTTCCAGGATGGCCATGCCGATAGCGGTCGCGATCCAGTGCGTGGTCGCGACGACGCCGAAGGTGCCTTCGATCTCGGGGCGTGTCGTGAAGGGATCGGGATTGACGATGCTGGCCATGGACTACCTCATGTGCGGCGCGCGCAATTGATCACAGGGCCAGGCCGCCGCCAAATGCGCAGGCTGCATGGCACGCGCGCGTCACGCCGGTACCGGCGCGGTGTTGACCGCATGGCAGGCGACGCCGTCGATCAATTCAGGTGCTTCCTTGCGGCAGAGATCGAACGCCAGCGGGCAGCGCGGATTGAAGGCGCACCCAGGCGGCGGATTGATCGGGTTCGGGATCTCGCCCTTCACGGGAATGCGCTGGCGGCCGCTCATGGCAAGATCGGGCACGGCGCCGAGCAGCATCTTGGTGTAGGGCATGCGAGGACGGGCAAACAGCTCGCGCCCTTCCGCGATCTCGACGATGCGTCCGAGATACATCACGCCGACGCGGCTCGCCATGTGGCGGACGACGGCGAGGTTGTGGCTGATGAACATGTAGGTCAGGCCGAACTTGTCCTGGAGGTCGCGCATCAGGTTCAGGATCTGCGCTTGCACGGAGACGTCGAGCGCGGAGGTCGGCTCGTCGCAGACAATGAACTCCGCGTCGGAGGCGAGCGCGCGAGCGATCGCGATGCGCTGACGTTGGCCGCCCGAGAATTCGTGCGGAAATTTCAGCCGGTCGTCGGGATGCAGGCCGACAAGGCTGAGGAGTTCGCCGACGCGCGCCTGGATGTCGCGCTCGCCCTCGATCAGGTCGAAAGCGCGGATCGGCTCGGAGATGATGGCGTCGACCCGGAAGCGTGGGTTCAGGCTCGCATAGGGATCCTGGAAGATCATCTGGATGCGGCGGCGGAGCTTTCGGCGTGCCGGTGCCTGCCTCGGGTCGGTCATCGAGACGCCGTCGATCAGGACGTCGCCGGAGCTCGGCGGCAGCAGGCCCACGACCATCCGTGCGACCGTGGTCTTGCCCGAGCCGGACTCGCCGACCAGCGCGAAGGTCTCGCCCTTCCTGATGTCGAAGGTGACGCCGTCGACGGCCTTGAGGTATTCGAGATGGCCGCCCTCGAGCACGCGGTTGAGCCAGGGTTTCGATACGTCGAAGACGCGCCGCAGATTTGTGGCCTGGACGAAGGAAGTGCTCATGCCGCGCTCTCCGCCGGCACACTGTCATAGAGGTGGCACGCGACGGATTGCGTGCCGCGCGGTAGTGGCTCCGGCCTCTCCACGCGGCATCGGTCGAATGCGAATGCGCAGCGCGGATTGAACGAACAGCCGCGTGGGATCGCCGACAGGCGCGGCATGGAGCCGGGGATCTGCACCAGACGCTTGTCGTCGCCGGCAAGGGTGGGGATCGCGCCCATCAGGCCCTTGGCATAAGGGTGCAGCGGGTTCCTGACGACGTCCTGCACCGGACCGATCTCGGCAACGCGGCCGGCATACATCACCGCGACGCGGTCGGACGCCTCCGCGATGACGCCCATGTCGTGGGTCACCAGCATCACGGCGGTGCCGTGGTCGCGTCCGAGTCGCTTGATCAGCGAGATGATCTGCGCCTGTACGGAGACGTCGAGTGCGGTGGTCGGCTCGTCCGCGATGATCAGCTCCGGCTCGGCACAGATCGCGAGCGCAATGACCACGCGCTGGCGCATGCCACCGGAGAATTCGTGGGGATAGCCGTCAATGCGCTTTTCGGGTGCGGGGATTCCGACTTCGGCGAGCAGGTCGATGGCGCGGCGGCGCGCGGCGGTCTCGGACAGGTTCAGATGGGTTCTGATCGTCTCGATCAGCTGATCGCCGACGCGGTAGAGCGGATTGAGCGATGTCAGGGGATCCTGGAAGATCATGCCGATCCGTTTTCCGCGGATACGGCGCAGCTCCTCCGCCGGCAAATTGTCGATGCGCAGGCCCGCAAGACGAATCTCGCCGCCGGCGATGCGGCCGGGCGGATCGATCAGGCCGATCACGGCCAGACCCGTGACGGACTTGCCGGCGCCGGATTCGCCGACCACGCCGAGTACCTCGCCCTTGGCGATGTCGAAGGAGACACCGTCGATGGCGCGCAGCGTGCCGCGGCGGGAGGCGAACTCGACCTGAAGATTACGCACGGAGAGGATGGGGTCGGTCATGAGCGAGACGCTCTCATCCAAGTTTTGCTCATCCAGATTTCGCTCTTTGAAATTTTGCTCATCGGAGCTTCGGGTTGAGCGCGTCGCGCAGCCAGTCGCCGAGCAGGTTGATCGACAGGATCAGGGCGGCGAGCGCGATACCAGGGAAGGCCACGATCCACCATTCGCCCGCGAACAGGTAGTTGTTGCCGATGCGGATCAACGTGCCGAGCGAGGGCATTGTGTCGGGCAGGCCGACGCCGAGGAAAGACAGCGTCGCCTCGGTGATGATGGCGAGCGCGAGGTTGATCGTCGCGATGACCAGGATCGGACCCATCGTGTTTGGCAGCACATGGCGGAACATGATCTTTGGTGCGGGAAGGCCGATCAATTGCGCGGCGGCCACGTAGTCCTTGTTCTTCTCGACCATCACGGAACCGCGCACCGTCCGGGCATACCCGACCCAGAAACTCAGGCCGATCGAGATCACCAGCACGATCAGCATGCTGGTTGCATCCAGCCGGTTGCCGAGAATCGATTTGGCGATGCCGTTGACCAGCAGCGCGATCAGGATGGCGGGGAAAGTGAGTTGCACGTCGGCGATCCGCATGATCACGCCGTCCACCGCGCCGCCGAAATAGCCGGCGACCAGGCCAAGCGCGATGCCGAGCGCGCCCGCGAAGATCACGCCGGCCACGCCGACAGCGAGCGAAATGCGCAGCCCGTAGAGAATGGCGGAGAACACATCGCGGCCCTGCTCGTCCGTGCCGAGCAGGAACGGGCTCTGCCCCTCAGCGGTCCACAGCGGTGAGATCCTGGAATTCATCAATTGGAGCTGTGCCGGATCGAAAGGGTCCTGCACCGCGAGCGCGGAGGCAAAGATCGCGAGCAGGAAGAACAGCACGGTAATGGCTGCCGCGACCATGGTCAGCTTGGATCGGCGAAACGAGTAGAAGACGTCGCTGTCGAGTGCGCGGCTGAACCAGCTGCGGGCGGCATGCGTCGGCAGCGTGCTCGGCTTGTCGGGATTGGAGGCGACCACTTCGGACATACAGGCTGCCTTATGTGGCGCGGCCGACGGTCGCGCGCAGGCGCGGATCGACGACGGTGTAGAGGATGTCGACCACCAGATTGATGGTGACGAAAATCAGCGAGACCATCAGCAGGTAGGCAGCCATAATCGGGATATCGACGTTTTGCACGGCCTGCACGAACAGAAGTCCCATGCCGGGCCATTGGAACACGGTTTCGGTGATGATCGAAAATGCAATAACCGAGCCAAACTGAAGTCCTGCCACCGTGATCACGGGAATCAGCGTGTTCTTCAGCGCGTGGCCGAAATGAATGGCACGGGTTGTCAGCCCGCGGGCGCGGGCGAAGCGGATATAGTCGGTCCGAAGCACTTCCAGCATCTCCGCGCGCACCAGCCGCATGATCAGGGTCATCTGGAACAGGCCGAGCGTGATCGAGGGCATGATCAGCGCCTTCAGGCCCGACAATGTGAGCAGGCCCGTGGTCCACCAGCCGAGCTTGACGACTTCGCCGCGGCCGAACGAGGGCAACCAGCCCAACGTCACCGCGAACAGGTAGATCAGAAGGATGCCGATCAGGAAAGTCGGCAGCGAGATGCCGATCAGCGAAACCGCCTGGAATAATTTGGCGAGCAGGGTGTCTCGCCTGAGCGCCGAATAGACGCCCATCAGGATGCCGGAGACCATTGCAAATACGGTCGCGCAGATCGCGAGTTCCAGCGTTGCGGGCATACGCTCCATCAACAGCGT containing:
- a CDS encoding DUF1028 domain-containing protein; this encodes MTWSIIARDSATGQFGIAVATRFFAVGARVPYIAAGLGAIATQAFVNPYYGIDGVKLLREGLNAHDVLAALLATDDGRDSRQIHIMDASGAIAAHTGGDCVDWCGHIAGSDFSIAGNMLAGADVLEETAKTYIANDSLPFPRRLLAAMRAGEAAGGDKRGKQSAALLIHGEEEWPALDLRADDHPDPLGELERLERVSHELWVHFRASMPTRQNPAGNTDRSVIDASIAAARANRS
- a CDS encoding gamma-glutamyltransferase family protein, which codes for MASIVNPDPFTTRPEIEGTFGVVATTHWIATAIGMAILEKGGNAFDAGVATAFTLQVVEPHLNGPGGDVPIIVHDVKRGRTEVICGQGPAPARATIAHYKSEGLDMVPGTGLLAACVPGTFESWMMLLRDYGTMRVRDVLEPAISYARDGYPLVERACATIQAVEQLFRKHWPTSAAVYLPNDEVPKPGTLFTNKTLAATYARILSEAESDGGGRDAEIERARKAWSQGFVAEAIDKFCRTQEVMDVSGSPHRGVLSADDMARWQPTVEAPLTYDYGRYTVCKAGVWSQGPVTLQQLALLKGFALDGLDPTGPEFIHLQIECAKLAFADREKFYGDPEFSEIPIGTLLSDPYNNDRRKLVTDKASLDLRPGAIEGFGGVVKLRRAEGQREAVGALGAGEPTVGRFGEVRGDTVHFDIIDKAGNMVSSTPSGGWLQSSPIIPELGFCLGSRAQMFDLEENQPSSLAPGKRPRTTLSPTMALRDGEPYLAWGSPGGDQQDQWITQFFLRHVHCNLNLQEAIDAPAWHSEHFPISFWPRTARPGVLVVENRVPKATIANLRERGHIVEVGPDWSEGRLTAASRVGARRRAAANPRGMQGYAAGR
- a CDS encoding ABC transporter ATP-binding protein, which produces MSTSFVQATNLRRVFDVSKPWLNRVLEGGHLEYLKAVDGVTFDIRKGETFALVGESGSGKTTVARMVVGLLPPSSGDVLIDGVSMTDPRQAPARRKLRRRIQMIFQDPYASLNPRFRVDAIISEPIRAFDLIEGERDIQARVGELLSLVGLHPDDRLKFPHEFSGGQRQRIAIARALASDAEFIVCDEPTSALDVSVQAQILNLMRDLQDKFGLTYMFISHNLAVVRHMASRVGVMYLGRIVEIAEGRELFARPRMPYTKMLLGAVPDLAMSGRQRIPVKGEIPNPINPPPGCAFNPRCPLAFDLCRKEAPELIDGVACHAVNTAPVPA
- a CDS encoding ABC transporter ATP-binding protein, with the protein product MTDPILSVRNLQVEFASRRGTLRAIDGVSFDIAKGEVLGVVGESGAGKSVTGLAVIGLIDPPGRIAGGEIRLAGLRIDNLPAEELRRIRGKRIGMIFQDPLTSLNPLYRVGDQLIETIRTHLNLSETAARRRAIDLLAEVGIPAPEKRIDGYPHEFSGGMRQRVVIALAICAEPELIIADEPTTALDVSVQAQIISLIKRLGRDHGTAVMLVTHDMGVIAEASDRVAVMYAGRVAEIGPVQDVVRNPLHPYAKGLMGAIPTLAGDDKRLVQIPGSMPRLSAIPRGCSFNPRCAFAFDRCRVERPEPLPRGTQSVACHLYDSVPAESAA
- a CDS encoding ABC transporter permease; this encodes MSEVVASNPDKPSTLPTHAARSWFSRALDSDVFYSFRRSKLTMVAAAITVLFFLLAIFASALAVQDPFDPAQLQLMNSRISPLWTAEGQSPFLLGTDEQGRDVFSAILYGLRISLAVGVAGVIFAGALGIALGLVAGYFGGAVDGVIMRIADVQLTFPAILIALLVNGIAKSILGNRLDATSMLIVLVISIGLSFWVGYARTVRGSVMVEKNKDYVAAAQLIGLPAPKIMFRHVLPNTMGPILVIATINLALAIITEATLSFLGVGLPDTMPSLGTLIRIGNNYLFAGEWWIVAFPGIALAALILSINLLGDWLRDALNPKLR
- a CDS encoding ABC transporter permease; amino-acid sequence: MLAFTLRRAVQAIGVMFAVGIIAFSMFRFAGDPINQIVSLDTPAAERAAVRKSLGLDDPVPVQFVRYFADAAQFKFGVSYQFRQPVSTLLMERMPATLELAICATVFAMVSGILMGVYSALRRDTLLAKLFQAVSLIGISLPTFLIGILLIYLFAVTLGWLPSFGRGEVVKLGWWTTGLLTLSGLKALIMPSITLGLFQMTLIMRLVRAEMLEVLRTDYIRFARARGLTTRAIHFGHALKNTLIPVITVAGLQFGSVIAFSIITETVFQWPGMGLLFVQAVQNVDIPIMAAYLLMVSLIFVTINLVVDILYTVVDPRLRATVGRAT